One genomic window of Nocardioides daphniae includes the following:
- a CDS encoding MFS transporter, producing the protein MSAATEALREEHPAEAGPRAPTGALSAYASGSFGMGVWVTVPGLLLLYFLTDVLGVAAAVAGLTLLVPKVVDVVVHPMVGTRSDRQARRLGHRRRMMTGGIALAAAMVAMFSVPSSLEGWSAALWVGAWYVVGNLLFATFQVPYLTAPSDLVIGYHERTRVFMFRMLFLTVGLLGAGVAAPALVASERRSDYTTMAAVLAVVMVVSAVVAIGGVRRLTDACGFRTPAETAGHSAWADVKVAWADRDFRALVLSYLFTGTTTHLFMAALPYFTRYVFDSTALTAVFMGSFLVPAVAAGPIWMVLSRRFGKQRGLLASQLIFVVGSFALLLGAQVGVAVSVAIVVAMGFAFAGLQLFSFSMVPDAVAAAERAGESKAGAYTGVWTATEALGTAVGPYLYSAALATGGFISSRAGEDVTQPDSALTALLVGFTVLPAVLMLVAMAFQRRYRLDPADDAVASAQA; encoded by the coding sequence GTGAGCGCCGCCACCGAGGCGCTCCGCGAGGAGCACCCGGCCGAGGCCGGCCCGCGGGCCCCGACCGGTGCGCTCTCGGCCTACGCGTCCGGCTCCTTCGGGATGGGCGTCTGGGTCACCGTGCCCGGGCTGCTGCTCCTCTACTTCCTCACCGACGTGCTCGGTGTCGCCGCAGCCGTCGCGGGCCTGACGCTCCTGGTGCCCAAGGTCGTCGACGTCGTCGTGCACCCGATGGTCGGCACCCGCTCCGACCGCCAGGCCCGACGCCTCGGCCACCGCCGCCGGATGATGACGGGCGGCATCGCGCTCGCCGCCGCGATGGTCGCGATGTTCAGCGTGCCGAGCAGCCTCGAGGGCTGGAGCGCGGCGCTCTGGGTCGGCGCCTGGTACGTCGTCGGCAACCTGCTCTTCGCCACCTTCCAGGTGCCCTACCTGACCGCGCCCTCCGACCTGGTCATCGGCTACCACGAGCGCACCCGGGTCTTCATGTTCCGGATGCTCTTCCTGACCGTCGGCCTGCTCGGTGCCGGTGTGGCGGCGCCCGCGCTGGTGGCCAGCGAGCGGCGCAGCGACTACACCACGATGGCCGCGGTGCTCGCGGTCGTCATGGTGGTCTCCGCGGTCGTCGCGATCGGCGGCGTACGCCGTCTCACCGACGCCTGCGGCTTCCGCACCCCCGCCGAGACGGCAGGCCACTCGGCGTGGGCCGACGTGAAGGTGGCCTGGGCCGACCGCGACTTCCGGGCGCTGGTGCTCTCCTACCTCTTCACCGGCACGACCACCCACCTCTTCATGGCGGCGCTGCCCTACTTCACCCGCTACGTCTTCGACAGCACCGCGCTGACCGCCGTCTTCATGGGCAGCTTCCTGGTGCCGGCGGTGGCGGCCGGACCGATCTGGATGGTGCTGTCGCGCCGCTTCGGCAAGCAGCGCGGACTGCTGGCCTCGCAGCTGATCTTCGTGGTCGGCTCGTTCGCGCTGCTGCTGGGCGCCCAGGTGGGCGTGGCGGTCTCGGTGGCGATCGTCGTCGCGATGGGCTTCGCCTTCGCCGGGCTCCAGCTCTTCTCCTTCTCGATGGTGCCGGACGCCGTCGCGGCGGCCGAGCGGGCGGGCGAGTCCAAGGCCGGTGCCTACACCGGCGTGTGGACCGCGACCGAGGCGCTGGGCACCGCGGTCGGCCCCTACCTCTACTCGGCGGCGCTGGCGACCGGTGGCTTCATCTCCTCGCGCGCCGGCGAGGACGTCACCCAGCCGGACTCCGCGCTCACGGCCCTGCTGGTCGGCTTCACGGTGCTGCCGGCCGTGCTGATGCTGGTGGCGATGGCCTTCCAGCGCCGCTACCGCCTCGACCCGGCCGACGACGCAGTCGCATCGGCGCAGGCGTGA
- a CDS encoding SDR family NAD(P)-dependent oxidoreductase has protein sequence MSPFSFRRAQRSAVGLRVLVTGASGTIGQALGRRLTAAGAVVVGLDLAPRGDEGFEVLACDITDEESTAGAVERALELLGGLDVLVNNAGIGGPAPAALAPGAEVRRQLEINLLGAWRVTAACVDALVASRGRVVMVTSRMAVMQLPLAAAYGASKRALVAYADALRLELGTHVSVTCVYPSAVRSPIHDSTQAAGLSLEGMSTYESLEGVVDAITRSCLVVRARRDVTTTAKGAVEFWLSRHLPVVTDRIVLRTLASRTRAGAFGDAELAAGVVARHAPASEATR, from the coding sequence ATGAGCCCCTTCTCCTTCCGTCGCGCCCAGCGCTCCGCCGTCGGCCTGCGCGTCCTCGTCACCGGCGCCTCCGGCACGATCGGCCAGGCCCTCGGCCGCCGCCTCACCGCTGCTGGCGCCGTCGTGGTCGGCCTCGACCTCGCCCCGCGCGGCGACGAGGGCTTCGAGGTGCTGGCCTGCGACATCACTGACGAGGAGTCGACCGCCGGCGCCGTCGAGCGCGCCCTCGAGCTGCTCGGTGGCCTCGACGTACTGGTCAACAACGCCGGCATCGGCGGCCCCGCCCCGGCCGCGCTCGCCCCCGGCGCCGAGGTCCGCCGCCAGCTCGAGATCAACCTGCTGGGCGCCTGGCGGGTCACCGCTGCCTGCGTCGACGCCTTGGTCGCCTCGCGCGGCCGGGTCGTGATGGTCACCTCGCGGATGGCCGTCATGCAGCTGCCGCTCGCCGCGGCGTACGGCGCCTCGAAGCGTGCGCTGGTCGCCTACGCCGACGCGCTGCGCCTGGAGCTGGGCACCCACGTCTCGGTCACCTGCGTCTACCCGTCGGCCGTGCGCAGCCCGATCCACGACTCCACCCAGGCCGCCGGCCTCTCGCTGGAGGGGATGAGCACCTACGAGTCGCTCGAGGGCGTCGTCGACGCGATCACCCGCTCCTGCCTGGTGGTGCGCGCCCGCCGCGACGTCACCACGACGGCGAAGGGCGCGGTGGAGTTCTGGCTCTCGCGCCACCTGCCCGTCGTCACCGACCGCATCGTGCTGCGTACGCTCGCCAGCCGCACCCGGGCGGGCGCCTTCGGTGACGCCGAGCTCGCCGCCGGTGTCGTCGCCCGCCACGCTCCTGCGTCCGAGGCGACCCGGTGA
- a CDS encoding flavin-containing monooxygenase: MKNTPAVAVIGAGAAGLTAAKALLDEGVDVTVLEKGDVPGGLWVQGNASGLSPAYDSLHLNTSKGRTEFADFPMPTEWPDYPSAKVIAGYLRDYSDTFGVTARTEFHTTVTAVERTATGWRVDADGPDGATSRDFDAVVVANGHNWDPRWPSPEYPGTFAGEQMHAHDHRSAERFAGKRVLVVGMGNSAMDIAVDASYVASSPVLLSARHGVHIVPKYLFGKPSDATGAKLVALPWRLRQKVAETMLRLAVGTPQSYGLPAPAGGLFQNHPTISDTILHRLTHGEVLPRPGIERFDGHRVVFTDGTSDEVDVVVWATGYRVTIPFLSDEWLGDDPEKLPLYQRVFHLDDPSLAFVGLMQSTGAALPVVEQQAKLAAAHLAGRYALPTATEQRTAVEQAHAAAVERWGQKRPMMRIDFDAYVAALPKETEAGVARAAAGAPVFTPTTREAVQA; the protein is encoded by the coding sequence ATGAAGAACACCCCCGCCGTCGCCGTCATCGGCGCCGGGGCGGCCGGCCTCACCGCCGCCAAGGCCCTGCTCGACGAAGGCGTCGACGTCACCGTGCTCGAGAAGGGCGACGTGCCCGGCGGCCTCTGGGTCCAGGGCAACGCCAGCGGACTCTCCCCGGCCTACGACTCGCTGCACCTCAACACCAGCAAGGGCCGCACCGAGTTCGCCGACTTCCCGATGCCCACCGAGTGGCCCGACTACCCCTCGGCCAAGGTCATCGCGGGCTACCTGCGCGACTACTCCGACACCTTCGGCGTCACCGCGCGCACCGAGTTCCACACCACCGTCACCGCGGTCGAGCGCACCGCCACCGGCTGGCGCGTCGACGCGGACGGCCCCGACGGCGCGACGTCGCGAGACTTCGACGCCGTCGTCGTCGCCAACGGCCACAACTGGGACCCCCGCTGGCCCTCCCCGGAGTATCCCGGCACCTTCGCCGGCGAGCAGATGCACGCCCACGACCACCGCTCGGCCGAGCGCTTCGCCGGCAAGCGCGTCCTGGTCGTCGGCATGGGCAACTCGGCGATGGACATCGCGGTCGACGCCTCCTACGTCGCCTCCTCGCCCGTGCTGCTCTCCGCGCGCCACGGCGTGCACATCGTCCCGAAGTACCTCTTCGGCAAGCCCTCCGACGCCACCGGCGCCAAGCTCGTCGCGCTCCCCTGGCGCCTGCGGCAGAAGGTCGCCGAGACGATGCTGCGCCTGGCCGTCGGCACCCCGCAGTCCTACGGCCTGCCCGCCCCCGCCGGCGGCCTCTTCCAGAACCACCCCACGATCAGCGACACGATCCTGCACCGCCTCACCCACGGCGAAGTGCTGCCGCGACCGGGCATCGAGCGCTTCGACGGCCACCGCGTCGTCTTCACCGACGGCACCTCCGACGAGGTCGACGTGGTCGTCTGGGCGACCGGCTACCGCGTCACCATCCCCTTCCTCTCCGACGAGTGGCTGGGCGACGACCCGGAGAAGCTGCCGCTCTACCAGCGCGTCTTCCACCTCGACGACCCCTCGCTGGCCTTCGTCGGGCTGATGCAGTCGACCGGCGCAGCGCTGCCCGTCGTGGAGCAGCAGGCCAAGCTCGCCGCCGCGCACCTCGCGGGGCGGTACGCCCTCCCCACGGCGACCGAGCAGCGTACGGCCGTCGAGCAGGCGCACGCCGCCGCCGTCGAGCGGTGGGGCCAGAAGCGCCCGATGATGCGCATCGACTTCGACGCCTACGTCGCCGCGCTGCCCAAGGAGACCGAGGCCGGCGTCGCCCGCGCTGCGGCCGGCGCCCCCGTCTTCACCCCCACCACCCGAGAGGCAGTCCAGGCATGA
- a CDS encoding TetR/AcrR family transcriptional regulator — translation MPTDSASPSRDRILAVATDLFAKRGYGATSTRAIGDAAGLNIATVAYHVGGKEELYREVMRLAHVAQRDAVVAALETLTACDPTPEATRTAMHGFVDAYLSFCLRHPEVPTLWMRRWLAEGEDLAAIEEEFAGPLVAQVAEQVRATLDRAGLTHEVDVEMLVYSIVWTTHSFTRAGFIDASGKRQDPSSLEMMDRFRAHLHHLVDGAIGADEHSHQD, via the coding sequence GTGCCCACCGACAGCGCCAGTCCCAGCCGTGACCGGATCCTTGCCGTGGCCACCGACCTTTTCGCGAAGCGCGGCTACGGGGCGACCAGCACCCGCGCCATCGGCGACGCGGCCGGCCTCAACATCGCCACCGTCGCCTACCACGTGGGGGGCAAGGAGGAGCTCTACCGCGAGGTGATGCGGCTGGCGCACGTCGCGCAGCGCGACGCCGTCGTGGCCGCGCTCGAGACGCTCACCGCCTGCGACCCCACGCCCGAGGCGACCCGCACCGCGATGCACGGGTTCGTCGACGCGTACCTCTCCTTCTGCCTGCGCCACCCCGAGGTGCCGACGCTGTGGATGCGGCGCTGGCTCGCCGAGGGTGAGGACCTGGCCGCGATCGAGGAGGAGTTCGCCGGGCCGCTGGTCGCCCAGGTCGCCGAGCAGGTGCGCGCCACGCTCGACCGAGCCGGGCTCACCCACGAGGTCGACGTCGAGATGCTCGTCTACTCGATCGTCTGGACGACCCACTCCTTCACCCGTGCCGGCTTCATCGACGCCTCCGGCAAGCGCCAGGACCCCTCCAGCCTGGAGATGATGGACCGTTTCCGCGCCCACCTCCACCACCTCGTCGACGGGGCGATCGGCGCCGACGAGCACTCGCACCAAGACTGA
- a CDS encoding NADPH:quinone oxidoreductase family protein, which produces MRAAQVIQTTGPDGVEVREVPDATPGRGEVLVRVHSVGVAFPDLLLSQGLYQLRPEPPFTLGIDVAGTVEALGADVEQFRVGQRVAAVAPYGGAAELAAISEEAVFPLPDVLSYDEGAALPMNYLTAQFALVERAGLRPGEVVLVHGAAGGVGTATIQVAKGLGATVIAVVSTPEKAAVARAAGADETVLVEGFRERVGALTSGRGVDVVMDVVGGDLFTDSLRLLAPLGRLLVVGFAAGQGIPEVKVNRLLLNNIDVRGVGWGGFAMVRPGYMHQQWRSLLPMIESGLVKPPVGATYKLDEMPQALRDLQGRSAVGKLVLRVD; this is translated from the coding sequence ATGCGTGCAGCCCAGGTGATCCAGACGACCGGCCCCGACGGTGTGGAGGTGCGGGAGGTTCCCGACGCGACCCCCGGTCGGGGCGAGGTCCTCGTCCGCGTCCACAGCGTCGGTGTCGCCTTCCCCGACCTGCTCCTCTCCCAGGGGCTCTACCAGCTCCGGCCGGAGCCGCCCTTCACCCTCGGCATCGACGTCGCCGGCACGGTCGAGGCGCTCGGGGCCGACGTCGAGCAGTTCCGCGTCGGCCAGCGCGTGGCCGCCGTCGCGCCCTACGGCGGGGCGGCCGAGCTCGCCGCGATCTCCGAGGAGGCGGTCTTCCCGCTGCCGGACGTGCTGTCGTACGACGAGGGCGCGGCCCTGCCGATGAACTACCTGACCGCGCAGTTCGCGCTGGTCGAGCGGGCCGGCCTGCGTCCGGGCGAGGTCGTGCTGGTGCACGGTGCGGCCGGCGGCGTCGGCACGGCCACGATCCAGGTCGCCAAGGGGCTGGGTGCCACCGTCATCGCGGTCGTCTCCACGCCCGAGAAGGCCGCGGTCGCCCGGGCGGCGGGCGCCGACGAGACAGTCCTGGTCGAGGGGTTCCGCGAGCGGGTCGGTGCGCTGACCAGTGGCCGTGGGGTCGACGTCGTCATGGACGTCGTCGGCGGTGACCTCTTCACCGACTCGCTGCGCCTGCTCGCGCCGCTGGGCCGCCTGCTGGTGGTCGGCTTCGCCGCCGGCCAGGGGATCCCCGAGGTCAAGGTCAACCGGCTGCTGCTCAACAACATCGACGTACGCGGCGTGGGCTGGGGCGGCTTCGCGATGGTGCGGCCGGGCTACATGCACCAGCAGTGGCGCTCCCTGCTCCCCATGATCGAGTCCGGGCTGGTCAAGCCGCCGGTGGGGGCGACGTACAAGCTCGACGAGATGCCGCAGGCGCTGCGCGAC